Genomic DNA from Oncorhynchus clarkii lewisi isolate Uvic-CL-2024 chromosome 5, UVic_Ocla_1.0, whole genome shotgun sequence:
GTTCTGATGTGCGATGCCCCCACCTCAGGGCCCTCCATCCTAGCTGTTTTGATCCCATGCGGCTCCTGTCTGGAGCTGGAGCACCCTCCCACACCCCGGCTGAGGTCCATACACAtgctaaacacacacagagagcagtgACAGAGGTATGTTCACACAATCCAGGCACATACTCTCTGTCGTTTAGACACACTATCATTAATGTTGGAGACGACTCCAGAAGTTGTTTCAGTCTCTGTTGTGTATATTCTGATTGTGTTCATTATTCTGTGATACACTATTACTACACTGTTTTGGAGCACATAAAATGGCCTGGGTTGGTAAGAAAGTGCTTTGAATAAACATTGTTTTTATTCTGAATAGGTTACTATGTCTGTGTATCACAATTGTATGCTACATTTTAATAGCAGAAGGGTAGAGGGTTGAGGCCTTTGTATGTGGTAGATTTGGTGACTATTGTCTCAAGAGTTGGTGCAGGGAGGGATAGAATTTAATACACACAGTGCTACATGGACCTCTCATAGGGATACAACAGAGGATGTAGAAAGAATGCATGACTCATGCCAGTGTGTCACTGTTAAACTCATTGTTGCAGAAGGTTTAGTATCGCTGGTTTACTTAACACCTCCAGCTTTAAGAATGTTCCAGATGGGAAAACTAGGATGACTCAGGCAGGCCTAAATACTCAGGTAaaaccaaggtgtgtgtgtgcacgtgcgtgtgcaTGTCTGTTGTACAGTAGCCTATGAGAAGTTGAAGCATTGGAGTGTTCTGTCAGCCCCATCTGCCTTCCAGACAGGCATGTAGAGACACATCCCTACCGCTTAAATTCACCTCAGGAAGGTGGAATCTGTCTGTGTCTGAAGCATAGGTTTTCCCTATGACCTTTGCAACTATGTTACAGTATGCATGGCAAAAATGGTTAGACTTACATACCTTTAGGGATGGGAACATTTATTCATGTCAAAGAATTTAGACAACCTACAGTGTTTCCACATGAATAGTATCtgcaaacaaaacaataacagcACTGTCTGACACTGTCTTAATTAGAAGACCATTTCAAATCTGTGCTATTAGATTTGATGAGATCTACACTGAGATCATTTGAGCATTAACAGACTGGTCTCTTCAGATGCATTTTCTCTGCCGCAGTGAGCATCACTGGGGAAATAGCTCCCACTGGTGGATGCTGGTTGCATGGCAACCTGTTGGGCTCAGCCATTGAATTAGGAGTACTTTTATAGGATCTCTAAGGGCTCAGCTGCCTCTTGGTCCCCACACAGACATTTAGAACATGTTGAACCAAAACAGGTGGAAACCTAAACAACATGGAAATGGTCATGGAAAAGGGTAAATTGCAACTTGACTTTCATCTGGTGCAACCAACCCCTGGCCTTTTGGAAATGTTTCTGTGTCGTAGCCGTCTGCAGGTTGTCCCTTCTAAAAAAAAAATGCCGATACGAAATAAAGATTGCAGTCACAGTGCAGTAAGTGGTTAGAGTAAAATAGGCTACTCTGTCCTTTATACACTGAAGCCTTTACCATCCGATCTTGGCTTAATCAATTGGATAAAGATCAGATGGTGGCTTGAACATAGGTCAAGAAAAAGGTCAGTGTGCAACATGCATATTGGTAAATGCCATCTCTACTGGATTGGGTTTCAGGACATTATCGTGAAATTTCATGAAATGGTAACACTTGTGTACTCTCCTTCTGTTGAGATGTAAGATTGATTCTTACCACTAGAGGGTACCCTCATCTCTCCTATAGATTATAAATAGAATGTCTGTGacagaggctggtgggaggagctataggaagacgggctcattgtaatggctggaatggaatttatggaatggtatcaaacacatcaaacatatggaaaccacgtttcaCTCCGTTCCATTAAtgccattccagacattacaatgagcctgtcctcctatagctccccctaccagcctcctctggtcaaTGGTATTTACTTCAATATCAGTCTCTGTATTTGACTGTTAGTAGCACTTAGCTTATGCCTACTCTAACACATTCAACATTATAACCTTGTTTAATCTTTGAAAATGTGAGAAAAGACAGTCCTGTGACTTGATATATGATTATTGGACTAAATAATTTTCACTTTAAATTAAGGATTTTATTCAATGCAATTAGACTAGATATAAATACCTATTTTTGAAGCAGGATTGATTGGAAAAGATTCATTTAGACATTGAAATAGAACATATGAATGCCTTACAACACACTGTCTTATAACCAGTTGGTTGTAGTTGGGAATTTAATTAAACATTTTCTAATTAAGGAGTATAATTTGATTTAGCCAATTCAGACCAACCTTGTGTTTGAGATCCAGACTAGTCAGTGTATAGTGTTATCTTACTGCTGTCCCTGCTCTTGGTTTGATAGAATTTGTGTTTAATCTAACCTAAAGGCAATTCCTTTTAGTGCCCCCTTCTCTGACCCAGTCATCTAATCTCAGTACAGGTGGTAGTTGATTTGTCCATTAATGTTGCTGATTACATTAAGGTCTGGGTTTAGTCATTATTGATGGCCTTGAATTAGAACTATTGTAAAGGCATAATGAAAGtaccacacacactgacttaGTAGCTCCCTCCCTAAACCCCTTCACACACACTGACTTAGTAGCTCACCCCTAaaacccttcacacacacactgacttagTAGCTCACTCCCTAaaccccttcacacacacactgacttagTAGCTCAACCCTAAATCCCTTTACACACCCATCCACCCACACCCAACCTcacccacacaccctctcccctacCCCCTGCTAAATGTGGCCCTGGCCCTGAGCCAGCATACTCTGTCTGTACTGAGGAGGGACAGAGTCAGATGACGTGCTCCTGCACCATGGGAATGCTGCCAAAACAAACTCAGTGACCCTCctcttctcgctctcctcccCGCCACACTCCACTCTGCCCCCTGGATAAGATTACACAGCACCGCCGCTGCCGTCATGATACCACTGAATTACCCatgaagggagagggggaaggtaggTAGGTAATGGAATagtagaagagaagagaaaaggggaagtgagagaggaaggggatgaaAAAGATTAGGCCCAAATGTAATAGGAGGAAAAACATCAGAACCCAAATGGAAGAAAGATAAAAGCAGAAACCGGTGTAGACAAAAAGGTGGTTTCTTTATTTGTTGTGTCAGAGTATGGTGCCTTAACACAGGGCTTCACCAATCCTACAGTGGGACTGTGACACTCCACAAgagtctgtgtttgtgtgagtgtacaAGACTTGTGCAGTACTGGTACCACCTGCACAGATCTATGGAACAATCACACCATATTTGGGTTTTATGATGTTCCCTCTCAGATACAGGTGGCTACACAGGGCATATTTCCACAACCAAAGAGAGCATTTATCCCAGGATGGAATGGACTGCAGGTGAATGGGGAGATGGAGTGAGTGGATGATAGTAAAGGATGGGGGGGACagtcactttctctccctcttgacGTGTCCAGGCTAGCTTACTTCTTAGCCTTGCCCTGGGCAGCCACAGCCTCCATGGCCTTCTTCACGGTCTCGGCATCTCCCAGGAAGGCCATGGGCTTGACCGGCTTCAGATTCATGTCCAGCTCATACACGATGGGTATACATGTTGGCAGGTTCAACTCCATGATGGCAGCGTCGGACAtgcctgagacagacagacatgttaggAATGAACAGAGGATAGGGTGGGAAATCCAGACTGATCATTCATGTTCAAGGAAATTCACATTAGGCACTGTATTCGACTTGTATTCCCAGTGGAGGGAAAATCCTTTCTAAGGATGTTAAGTACAGATCCTTGAAGGCTGGTATATTTTTAGCTAGTACCCacttgttacggatacagttatcctgtgtgtgtatcctgtgtgtgtgtcctgtgtgtgtgtgtttcttttctctccttctcccctcacaggtgaaaatcatcactccccaatcagtcaacaatcaacccatcaatcagaagacacacctcctcctgtttcctaccctatcacagttccttccccatggtttaaaaaccccatcattggtttgctctagagctcaatctctttgtaaatgccatgttgatAGAGCTCTGTTCTGTATAgttttcagtagctcaatctctttgtaaatgccatgttggtagatctctgttcttcgctcgctctctgtgtattaattaacctctcttttgtttgagcacctccatagcactttgtcatcacctgtgagtattgttttggttatggtgtttgttgctggtgggaaaaggggacaccaagacaagtcgcccatgggcatacactacccgtaggtaaactttgttaaaatacactagttagaactgggcggaccacccactgtattttggttagttagctgttgttgaaataggctagtctagcttaggggtgttttgaatacttattgtttctttccttgggtccagctcagccccttttcctgcttcccccattaccgtgtgtttatcaaataaaccttgagtttgacggtagatttcagttgtcctggttattacgttcacactttgtcacaattataatttacatgagttatgttacgggtctcattaccatcccccctagactgtcgggccaaaagggattcgtaacaccacTACACAGCTCTCTTTACAAAATAAACATTTGGTGCCCTTCAACAGGCGAGGTCATCCATACTCCTCTTTCAGGGGGGAAATAAGTAGCTTGTTCCCTTGTCCTTTCCCTGATCATTCCCTCTGTCCTCGTCTCTCCCTCTGAAACCCTGTCTGCATCACCCTGGTCCCACCACTCCTAGAGAATGCAAAACCTTTCTGCAGAAAGGTCGTGCCCGTAACGGACCGCACCCATGGCCTTTCCACTGTGTTGGTCTGAGCTCCAGGGAGAGAGCCACAGTTATTTATCGATTGCTgggaatgtgcgtgtgtgtactctATGTATGTGACTGGGTGCTTGTGATGTACCATGCCTATAGGTCCAGCTGTTACATTCTCAGTGACCCACAAACAATCAACAGCTTATTAGGAATTTACTGTGTACAGCCAGCCCCTACATCTGTATGGGAGAGTGAGGTAAATTGagccattttttacattcagcatcactacgTCAAGGGAAACATAATattatttctaacaaagatatctacatatatttcaggatgttgtgtgtAATTATAATTCATGTATacataacagttttgaaaacagcTTGTGTGGGGTATGTGGTAAATTGAGCCGCCTTGGGGTAAATGGGTGAAGGTGTCCTGTGACGCTAGGTGATGGTGTCCTGTGACAGTAAATGATGGTGCTGGTAGGTCAAAGTTTAATTCATGGaatgggggtgtggtatattgtaTGTCTTAACATATACAGTAGATCTCTGTTCAATATCACTTATCCTTCCATTTCTTGACCAGTTGTCTGGGACAGGAATATTGTTTTGATGTACACATTCGTaggcaagttctctgcatttgaggctactaaGCCCATTAAACTTGTCAACGAGATTCTTTATGTTTAGCAAGttcagataagaccttgtgtgcCTCTGCTACTCTATTATAGTGTCTCTTTCGCACAGGTGCGTGTTCGTTTTCATTTTTGTCAATGTACCTCTTCAGTGTCATTCAGTCTATTTTAGTTATCTCTTGCTGCTGCTCAAATGGACTTCTCTTTTTTCACTTCCTTGGCTGCTCTCAAGAACCTCAAGGGAGGCTAGATCCCCGCTTCAATCTGTCCAGAGGCCATGCATCTGTTAGATCTGTGTTGTGAGTGATGTTTGACTCCATGCCATACTGGACATGCCTTGTGAAACATTATCTCTAACCTTTTCCCTCAAGTACTCTCATTTCCAAGCGATCCCATGTTCCCTCCTGCCTTGTGTGTTTGTCATCTTCTATGTTAGTTGTaccactctctctccatgtcctctcctctctccctttcccccttctCGCCcaccctcgctctctgtctgttacCAGCTAACACAGCAGCCCATAATACTCACCCTCTAAGTGCTTGACAATTCCGCGGAGGCTGTTGCCATGTGCAGCGATGATGACGTTCTTGCCGGCCTTGATCTCAGGTGCGATGACATCGTTCCAGTAGGGCAGGGCGCGGGCAATGGTGTCCTTCAGGGACTCACATGTGGGCAGCTCACCGGGCTTCAAGCCCTTGTAGCGCCTTGACTGGTGGGAGGACAGAACAGCATGTTGAGTTGTACTGCTCAAATGTATCATCATGTTGGGTTACACTGCTCAAATGTATCATCATGTTGGGTTACACTGCTCAAATGTATCTTCACAACAGCAGGTGCTGACATGTGTGATGTAACATACTAGAGGTCTGCAAATTAAACCTGGCAGAGCTTACTTAGTAACTCAAGTGTACATGTTGCAGTTTTACAGTCCATGTTTAGGCTCATACAAGTAGTCATACATGAGAAGTCATATAATTTAATTCAATGCTGTTCCATTCATTCAATGGTGTTTTACTTCAAATGAGACCTGCAGGTCTTAGTCTTGTAGATCTCCTGAGCAAGTCATAGATATCCTCATGTTGCCTGGTTTTCTTGTAAAACTTGTGCATATTCTAGGGGAGTTTTACTTTTCAAAGTCAGGTGTTATTATTCTATATCATCAATCACACACTTAACTTGAATCACAGGTGTGTTTTGTGTAGTACTAGCACCACCAATACTCCAACACCACTCCTCCTACCTCACTGATGATCTTGTGGTAGGCGTGGTTGTGTTccattgggggagggggggtgtcgAAGGAGCGACGCCAGATCTTGACCTGCTCCTCTCCATGCTTCTCGGCTGTCTCTGCCTTGTTAAGACCTGTCAGGCCGCCATAGTGGCGCTCGTTCAGACGCCATGTGCGGTACACGGGCAGCCACATCTGGTCTGTGCCTTCCAGGATGGTCCACAGGGTCTTGACGGCCCGCTTCAGCACGGAGGTGTGGCAGATGTCAAACTTCATGCCAGCCTCCTTGATGGCCTTAGCACCACTCTTGGCCTCCTCCAGGCCCTTCTCGCTGAGCTCGGCATCAAACCATCCACAGAATTTGTTGTACTGGTTCCACTCACTCTCGCCATGACGGACGATCACCAACTTATGGGCAGTAGTCATGTTTAAGTTCCTTTAACCAAACACAGGAACCACAGCCCTCCCTTATAGTACACACACTCTGAGACCAACAGCCCCAAGTGACTCTTACCACACCTTCTATATCACCCTGGAATGTGGCCCTGTGTAGCTGCCAGTCCTCCACTGTTCTCCACCAATGAGGGCACTTCACCTTCTGATTGACAGCCATGCTCAGCCAATAGGGCAGGGCCTCCTGTGGGCTAGAGGGACATGTCCCAGCTGGGAAGGGCAGAGGTCAGGGATTGAGCCAAAATAGCAACATGACTTTTAAACTCAGAGCTGTGGAGTAAAAGTGTAAAGATCAGAGTAAGCTGCTGCTGCTGAGGCATTGTAAAGAGTCTGTAGAGTGTCTGAGAGGAACAGCCATATCATTGAAAGTTAGTTATCTAACTCTTGCCATGCACTTTATATCTTTATCCAAAACCATTACTGATACAACTATACCATGCAATGAGGTAGTAGTGACCAGGGAAAAACAGACTGAAGCATTCTGGACTCCCGAGTGGAGCAGGGTactaaggcactgcacctcagtgctagaggtgtcactacagacactatGGTTCAAAtacaggctatatcacaaccagctgtgattgggagtcccatagagaggtgcacaattggcccagcattgtctggggtaggctgtcattgtaaataataatttgttcttaactgacttacctagttaaataacgttTTTTAAAAACAAACATGGGGTGACATTGGGGGCAGCTATAGGGCTTGAATACCACTGAGGAGATTACACATCACGCACTACAGAACTATACATACTCCAAAGAACACTTAATCAAAACTCTActtattattggtcacatacacatatttagcaggtgAAGTGAAATTCTTGTGTTgctaactccaacagtgcagtaatatctaacaatacacaacaatacagacacatctaaaaagtaaaataatggaattaagataTATGTAGAAATATTAGGATGCCcggagtataaatatatatagtaccagtcaaaggtttggacacacctacccagaGTTTTtgttatttggactattttctacattgtagaataatagtgaaggcatcacaACCATGAAATAGcatgtatggaatcatgtagtaaccaaaaaagtgttaaacaaattgaaaatatattttagatttttagattcttctaagtagcTATGCATTGCCtcgatgacagttttgcacacccttggcattctctcaaccatcttctcctggaatgcttttctaacagtcttgaaggagttcccacatatgctgagcacttgttggcttcttttccttcactctgcggtctgacttatcccaaccatctcaattgggttgaggtcgggtgattgtggaggcgaggtcatctgatgcagcactccatcaccctccttcttggtcaaataacccttataGCCCTGTTGTGTCATTTATcccttagtagtggtttctttgcagaattttgatcatgaaggtctgattcacgcagtctcctctgaacagttgatgaagagatgtgtctgttacttgaactctgtgaaagatttatttggactgcaatttctgaggctgggtactctaatgaacttatcctctgcagcagaggtaactctttatttagtgttgtggtgtctctcttgtcgtgatgtgtgttttgtcctgtatttttatttagtttttaatcccagtccccgtccctgcaggaggctttttgccttttggtaggccatcattgttaataacaatttgatcttaactgacttgcctagttaaataaaggttaaataaataaataactctgAGTCTTTCTTTCCTGatgtggtcctcatgagagccagtttcatcatagtgcctaatggtttttgcaactgcacttgaagaaactttcaaagttcttgaaatgtttctgattgactgaccttcatatcttaaaatAATGACAGACTGtcgtttcaaatcaaatttatttatatagcccttcttatatcagcagatatctcaaagtgttgtacagaaactcagcctaaaaccccaaatagcaagcaatgcaggtgtagaagcacggtggctaggaaaaactccatagaaaggccagaacctaggaagaagcctagagaggaaccaggctatgaggggtggctcttctggctgtgccgggtggagattataacagaacatggccaagatgttcaaatgttcataaatgaccagcatagtcaaataataataatcacagtagttgtcgagggtgcaataGGTCAGCAGCTCAGGAGTAAAAGTCAGTTTGCTTTtaatagccgatcattgagagtatctctaccgctcctgctgtctctagagagttgaaaacagcaggtcttggacaggtagcacgtccggtgaacaggtcagggttccatagccgcaggcagaatagttgaaaatggagcagcagcacggccaggtggactggggacagcaaggagtcatcatgccaggtagtcctgaggcatggtcctagggctcaggtcctccaagagagagaaagaaagaaagaaagagagaaagagagaattagagagagcatacttaaattcacgcaggacaccagataagacaggagaaatactccagatat
This window encodes:
- the LOC139408590 gene encoding phosphoglycerate mutase 2-like: MTTAHKLVIVRHGESEWNQYNKFCGWFDAELSEKGLEEAKSGAKAIKEAGMKFDICHTSVLKRAVKTLWTILEGTDQMWLPVYRTWRLNERHYGGLTGLNKAETAEKHGEEQVKIWRRSFDTPPPPMEHNHAYHKIISESRRYKGLKPGELPTCESLKDTIARALPYWNDVIAPEIKAGKNVIIAAHGNSLRGIVKHLEGMSDAAIMELNLPTCIPIVYELDMNLKPVKPMAFLGDAETVKKAMEAVAAQGKAKK